A window of the Bradyrhizobium ottawaense genome harbors these coding sequences:
- a CDS encoding antibiotic biosynthesis monooxygenase family protein, translating to MIALFFEVQTRPGHRNQYLDLAASLKPDLTAMGGCLFIDRFSSLTRNDLLLSYQIWQDEGAMTAWRVHGYHHEVQTIGREKVFSDYRIRIAQVIHEERPGQPVWQPERLTPYNDPARRPSTFVLVAESKRAELSVETEWHRDSFKSVYRDGCFAHLIDVPDQQSGVELGRRLLTDSTTEYFRIVEVMRDYGMFDRTEAPQYYPPVERDT from the coding sequence ATGATCGCGTTGTTCTTTGAAGTCCAGACCAGGCCGGGGCACCGGAATCAATATCTCGACCTTGCGGCGTCGCTGAAACCTGACCTCACGGCCATGGGCGGCTGTCTCTTCATCGACCGCTTCAGCAGCCTGACCCGCAATGACCTGTTGTTGTCGTATCAGATCTGGCAGGACGAAGGCGCGATGACGGCATGGCGGGTCCATGGCTATCATCACGAGGTCCAGACCATCGGGCGCGAGAAGGTGTTTTCGGATTATCGCATCCGCATTGCCCAGGTGATCCACGAGGAAAGACCGGGGCAGCCGGTCTGGCAGCCTGAGCGGCTCACGCCGTACAACGATCCGGCGAGGCGTCCATCGACCTTTGTTCTGGTCGCTGAATCGAAGCGAGCCGAACTTTCGGTGGAGACCGAGTGGCACCGCGATTCATTCAAGAGCGTCTATCGCGACGGCTGTTTCGCGCACCTGATCGACGTGCCGGATCAACAATCCGGCGTCGAATTGGGACGCCGTCTGCTGACGGATTCGACGACAGAGTATTTCCGCATCGTCGAGGTCATGCGCGACTACGGCATGTTCGATCGAACCGAGGCGCCGCAGTATTATCCGCCGGTGGAGAGGGATACTTAA
- a CDS encoding MBL fold metallo-hydrolase: MTLTLTILGCGSSAGVPRPALGWGACDPSNPKNRRRRCSLLVERTGGHGTTRIVIDTSPDLREQLIDAEVDHIDAVYLTHEHADQTHGIDDLRSVVLHQRRRIPVYFNQSTAKDIMARFSYCFISPEGSDYPPILTRHSIEAGESHTTEGKGGPVKLEAFLVHHGKIPSLGFRVGGAAYTPDLHDIPEESFPALENLDLWIVDGLRYAGHPSHFSVSDALSWIDRFKPKRAVITNMHSDLDYEVLRKTLPADVVPAYDGMRLTLERAS; the protein is encoded by the coding sequence ATGACGCTGACGCTGACAATCCTCGGCTGCGGTTCCTCGGCCGGCGTGCCACGCCCGGCGCTGGGCTGGGGCGCCTGCGATCCCAGCAATCCGAAGAACCGCCGCCGTCGCTGCTCGCTGCTCGTGGAACGCACCGGCGGGCACGGTACCACGCGGATCGTGATCGACACCTCGCCGGACCTGCGCGAGCAGTTGATCGACGCCGAGGTCGACCATATCGACGCGGTGTACTTGACTCACGAACATGCCGACCAGACTCACGGGATCGACGATTTGCGTTCGGTCGTGCTGCACCAGCGGCGCCGCATTCCGGTTTATTTCAACCAGTCGACCGCCAAGGACATCATGGCGCGGTTCTCCTACTGCTTCATCTCGCCCGAGGGCAGCGACTACCCGCCGATCCTCACGCGCCATTCGATCGAGGCCGGCGAGAGCCACACCACCGAAGGGAAGGGCGGTCCAGTGAAGCTGGAGGCCTTCCTGGTTCATCATGGCAAGATTCCCTCGCTCGGTTTTCGGGTCGGCGGCGCAGCCTATACGCCCGACCTGCATGACATTCCCGAGGAGAGCTTTCCGGCGCTGGAAAACCTCGATCTCTGGATCGTCGACGGCCTGCGCTACGCCGGCCATCCCAGCCATTTCAGCGTCAGCGACGCGCTGTCCTGGATCGACCGCTTCAAGCCGAAGCGGGCCGTCATCACTAACATGCATTCGGACCTCGACTACGAGGTGTTGCGGAAGACGCTGCCGGCGGACGTGGTTCCGGCCTATGACGGGATGCGGCTGACGCTGGAGCGGGCAAGCTGA
- a CDS encoding DNA polymerase III subunit delta', giving the protein MSARKTEQEIAVRHPRETSELFGHREAEAALLNAYRGGRIPHAWLIGGPQGIGKATLAYRMARFVLAHADPLAPSVQRAEALAVDPSDHVARQITAEAHGGLLVLERGLNDRGVLRTVITVDETRETISFFGSTAAVDGWRVCIVDTVDELNPNAANALLKILEEPPQRSLFLLVSHSPARALPTILSRCRKLPLRPLSTADVVRAAALATDKDANDPALTEAAEASEGSVSRALTLLGGDALKLQQRTAALLATLPKVDPRELHALGDALGTSDRVALAAFIDGIDRWIGEKLRAGDANANLPRLARLAEVWEKIVRAARDTESYNLERKPLVFSVFGMLAEATR; this is encoded by the coding sequence ATGAGCGCCCGCAAGACCGAACAGGAGATCGCCGTCCGGCATCCGCGCGAGACCTCCGAGCTGTTCGGCCATCGCGAGGCGGAAGCGGCCTTGCTCAATGCCTACCGCGGCGGGAGAATTCCGCATGCCTGGCTGATCGGTGGCCCGCAGGGTATCGGCAAGGCGACGCTGGCCTATCGGATGGCGCGGTTCGTGCTCGCCCACGCCGATCCGCTGGCGCCGTCGGTGCAGCGCGCCGAGGCGCTGGCCGTCGATCCCTCCGATCACGTCGCGCGCCAGATCACCGCGGAAGCCCATGGCGGGCTATTGGTGCTAGAGCGCGGCCTCAACGACCGCGGCGTGTTGCGCACCGTCATCACCGTCGACGAGACGCGGGAGACGATTTCGTTCTTCGGCTCGACCGCCGCCGTGGACGGCTGGCGCGTCTGCATCGTCGACACCGTCGACGAGCTCAATCCGAACGCGGCCAACGCGCTGCTGAAAATCCTAGAGGAGCCGCCGCAGCGCTCGCTGTTTCTGCTGGTCAGTCATTCGCCGGCGCGGGCGTTGCCGACGATCCTGTCCCGCTGCCGCAAATTGCCGTTGCGGCCGCTCTCGACCGCCGATGTGGTCCGCGCCGCGGCCCTCGCAACCGACAAGGATGCGAACGACCCGGCGCTCACCGAAGCCGCGGAGGCATCCGAGGGCAGCGTCTCGCGCGCGCTGACGCTGCTCGGCGGCGATGCGCTGAAGCTGCAGCAGCGGACCGCGGCACTGCTGGCGACCTTGCCAAAGGTCGATCCGCGCGAGCTGCATGCGCTGGGCGATGCGCTCGGCACCAGCGACCGCGTGGCGCTCGCGGCCTTCATCGACGGCATCGACCGCTGGATCGGCGAAAAGCTGCGCGCCGGCGACGCCAACGCGAATCTGCCACGCCTTGCACGGCTGGCAGAGGTATGGGAAAAGATCGTCCGCGCCGCGCGCGACACTGAATCGTACAATCTGGAACGAAAACCGCTGGTTTTTTCGGTTTTCGGAATGCTCGCGGAAGCGACGCGGTAG
- the metG gene encoding methionine--tRNA ligase, with translation MATSKKKASKKSKAKKARKVAPARAGKKATAKKRAAKSKRGVKKAAKRVAKKASGKVAKKAPRKTGKKAAKKIAKKAAKKTVAKKTVAKKAVAAPKKARTVDRTSSAEKSPKTVAPRAVAPRVVKAAPAPKPAPAAERNTYFITTAIAYPNGQPHIGHAYEAIATDALARFQRLDGKDVFFLTGTDEHGQKMIQTAVAEGMTAAELATRNAGRFREMDQRLNVSFDRFIRTTEPAHHHSVQVVWNRIQQNGDIYIDAYSGWYSVRDEAYYAEEETIVGEDNVRRGPQGSPVEWVEEKSYFFKLSVYQDRLLALYENQPDFIGPDSRRNEVISFVKGGLRDLSISRTTFDWGIKVPNDPEHVMYVWLDALTNYITGVGFPDESDSNWRYWPADVHIIGKDIIRFHAVYWPAFLMSAGIPVQKRVFAHGFLFNRGEKMSKSVGNVVDPFNLADQYGVDQIRYFFLREVPFGQDGNYNHEAIVARINADLANDLGNLAQRSLSMIAKQLGGVLPEPGEFTDNDKAILSQADGMLEASRTAMATQQIHQWLNAVWLVVAEANRYFAGEAPWALAKTDPARQKTVLYVTAEVVRQVAILTQPVMPDASAKLLDSLGVATADRDFKALGTRIKAGTTLPAPVGVFPRYVEPKVDIKAD, from the coding sequence GTGGCGACGTCTAAGAAAAAAGCTTCCAAAAAAAGCAAAGCGAAGAAGGCTCGCAAGGTCGCACCCGCACGCGCCGGCAAAAAGGCGACTGCGAAGAAGCGCGCGGCGAAGAGCAAGCGCGGCGTGAAGAAGGCCGCGAAGCGCGTTGCCAAGAAGGCCTCCGGGAAGGTCGCTAAGAAGGCACCCAGAAAGACTGGGAAGAAGGCCGCCAAGAAGATTGCGAAGAAAGCTGCCAAGAAGACGGTAGCCAAGAAGACGGTAGCGAAGAAAGCCGTTGCCGCGCCGAAGAAGGCCCGCACCGTCGACCGGACTTCCTCCGCTGAAAAAAGCCCGAAGACCGTTGCGCCGCGAGCAGTTGCGCCACGGGTCGTGAAAGCCGCTCCAGCGCCCAAGCCGGCGCCGGCGGCCGAGCGGAACACGTACTTCATCACCACGGCGATCGCCTATCCGAACGGGCAGCCGCATATCGGTCACGCCTATGAAGCGATCGCGACCGACGCGCTGGCGCGGTTTCAGCGGCTCGACGGCAAGGATGTATTCTTCCTGACCGGCACCGACGAGCACGGCCAGAAGATGATCCAGACCGCGGTCGCCGAAGGCATGACGGCGGCCGAACTCGCCACCCGCAACGCCGGCCGGTTCCGCGAAATGGACCAGCGTCTCAATGTTTCTTTCGACCGCTTCATCCGCACCACCGAGCCCGCCCATCACCATTCGGTGCAGGTGGTCTGGAACCGGATACAGCAGAACGGCGACATCTATATCGACGCCTATTCCGGCTGGTATTCGGTGCGCGACGAGGCTTATTACGCCGAGGAAGAAACCATCGTCGGCGAGGACAATGTGCGCCGCGGGCCGCAGGGCTCGCCGGTCGAGTGGGTCGAGGAGAAGAGCTACTTCTTCAAACTGTCCGTCTACCAGGACCGGCTGCTGGCGCTGTACGAAAACCAGCCCGACTTCATCGGCCCGGATTCACGCCGCAACGAGGTCATCAGCTTCGTCAAAGGCGGCCTGAGGGATCTGTCGATCTCGCGCACGACATTCGACTGGGGCATCAAGGTGCCGAACGACCCCGAGCACGTGATGTATGTCTGGCTCGATGCGCTGACCAACTACATCACCGGCGTCGGCTTTCCCGACGAGAGCGATAGCAACTGGCGCTACTGGCCCGCCGACGTGCACATCATCGGCAAGGACATCATCCGCTTTCATGCGGTGTACTGGCCGGCGTTCCTGATGTCAGCGGGCATTCCCGTGCAGAAGCGGGTGTTTGCGCACGGCTTCCTGTTCAACAGGGGCGAGAAGATGTCGAAGTCGGTCGGCAATGTCGTCGATCCCTTCAACCTGGCCGACCAGTATGGCGTCGACCAGATACGCTATTTCTTCCTGCGCGAGGTGCCGTTCGGGCAGGACGGCAACTATAACCACGAAGCCATCGTCGCCCGCATCAATGCCGATCTCGCCAACGACCTCGGCAACCTGGCGCAGCGCTCGCTGTCGATGATTGCAAAGCAACTCGGCGGCGTGTTGCCGGAGCCCGGTGAATTCACCGACAACGACAAGGCGATACTGAGCCAAGCAGATGGCATGCTGGAAGCGTCGCGGACCGCGATGGCGACCCAGCAGATCCATCAATGGCTGAACGCCGTGTGGCTGGTGGTCGCGGAGGCCAACCGCTATTTCGCGGGCGAGGCGCCGTGGGCGCTCGCCAAGACCGATCCGGCGCGGCAGAAGACCGTGCTGTATGTCACCGCGGAAGTGGTGCGGCAGGTTGCCATCCTGACGCAACCAGTGATGCCCGATGCTTCGGCGAAGCTGCTCGACAGCCTCGGCGTAGCTACGGCCGATCGCGACTTCAAGGCGCTGGGCACGCGGATCAAGGCTGGCACGACGTTGCCGGCGCCGGTCGGCGTCTTCCCGCGCTATGTCGAGCCCAAAGTCGATATCAAGGCAGATTGA
- the tmk gene encoding dTMP kinase, producing MADAVLNRPSGRGKFISFEGGEGSGKSTQIKKLAERLATAKLRAIVTREPGGSPGAEIIRHLVLSGMGKLLGPDAETLLFAAARDDHVRTVIQPALSQGTWVLCDRFFDSTRAYQGRLGQVSPGVLNAMQRVTIGDLKPDLTIILDIPVEVGMQRAAARRGKGVPDRFEAEDLQFHQDLREAYKQIAADEPQRCVLIDANADTDAVAAEVWQALRDHLFALPAAAASTA from the coding sequence ATGGCCGACGCAGTGCTGAACCGGCCGTCCGGACGCGGAAAATTCATTTCGTTTGAGGGTGGCGAGGGCTCCGGCAAGTCCACGCAGATCAAGAAGCTTGCCGAGCGCCTGGCGACCGCGAAGCTGCGCGCCATCGTCACACGCGAGCCCGGCGGATCGCCGGGCGCCGAAATCATCCGGCACCTGGTGCTGTCGGGCATGGGCAAGCTGCTCGGACCCGATGCCGAGACGCTATTGTTTGCGGCCGCGCGCGACGACCACGTCCGCACCGTGATCCAGCCCGCGCTCAGCCAGGGAACCTGGGTGCTGTGCGACCGGTTTTTCGACTCGACCCGCGCTTATCAAGGCAGGCTGGGGCAGGTCTCGCCGGGCGTGCTCAACGCCATGCAGCGGGTCACGATCGGCGATCTGAAGCCGGACCTGACCATCATTCTGGATATTCCGGTCGAAGTCGGCATGCAGCGCGCGGCGGCACGGCGCGGCAAGGGCGTGCCTGATCGTTTCGAGGCGGAAGATCTGCAATTCCACCAGGACTTGCGCGAGGCCTACAAGCAGATTGCCGCTGACGAGCCGCAGCGCTGTGTGCTGATCGACGCCAATGCCGACACCGATGCGGTCGCGGCAGAGGTCTGGCAGGCGTTGCGCGACCATCTGTTCGCGCTTCCCGCGGCTGCGGCGAGCACAGCATGA
- a CDS encoding TatD family hydrolase — protein MLVDSHCHLDFPDFAEDLDAIVARAETAGIGRIVTISTRVRRLDGLLAIAERFPNVYCSVGTHPHNADEEDGIPASELIELAKHPKVVALGEAGLDNFYEHGSSGAQERGFRAHIAAARATGLPLVIHTREADEDCGRILEDEIAKGPFKAVLHCYTGGRELAMKAISLGLSISFTGILTFKKSEALRELAAELPTDRIMVETDSPYLAPGKFRGKRNEPSYVVEVAKVLAETRGVSLEEISRQTTENFFRLFSKVPAPKAVA, from the coding sequence ATGCTCGTCGACAGCCACTGCCATCTCGACTTTCCGGATTTTGCCGAGGACCTCGACGCCATCGTGGCGCGCGCCGAGACCGCCGGCATCGGCCGCATCGTCACCATCTCGACCCGGGTCAGGCGGCTCGACGGACTGCTTGCGATCGCCGAGCGATTTCCCAATGTCTATTGCTCGGTCGGAACCCATCCGCATAACGCCGATGAGGAAGACGGCATTCCGGCCAGCGAGCTGATCGAACTGGCGAAGCACCCGAAGGTCGTGGCGCTCGGCGAGGCGGGGCTGGATAATTTCTACGAGCACGGCTCAAGCGGGGCGCAGGAACGCGGCTTTCGCGCGCATATTGCGGCAGCCCGCGCCACCGGCCTGCCGCTGGTCATCCACACCCGCGAAGCCGATGAGGATTGCGGCCGCATCCTCGAGGACGAGATCGCCAAGGGACCGTTCAAGGCCGTGCTGCATTGCTACACCGGGGGGCGCGAACTCGCGATGAAGGCGATTTCACTCGGCCTGTCGATCTCGTTCACGGGCATTCTGACCTTCAAGAAGTCCGAGGCGTTGCGCGAGCTCGCGGCCGAATTGCCGACCGATCGCATCATGGTCGAAACCGACTCGCCGTATCTGGCGCCCGGCAAGTTCCGCGGCAAGCGCAACGAGCCGTCCTACGTGGTTGAGGTCGCAAAGGTGCTGGCGGAAACGCGCGGCGTGTCGCTGGAAGAAATTTCGCGGCAGACGACCGAAAACTTCTTCCGCCTGTTCTCCAAGGTACCCGCGCCGAAGGCGGTCGCATGA